Part of the Paenarthrobacter sp. JL.01a genome is shown below.
GCCGCCCTGGCCACCCTGCATGCCATTGAAACCCAGGGCGTGCTGCAGCACGTCACCTCGGTTGGCGAGTACCTTCGCGAGGGGATTGCCGCCGTCGAGGGCGTTACCCAAGTCCGTGGCGAAGGTCTGCTGATCGGCTTCGACGTCGACTCGGACATCGCCTCCGCCATGGTGACTGCCGGCCTTGACGCGGGCTTCATCATCAACAGTCCCGGTCCCCGGACCATCCGCCTGGCGCCGCCGCTCATCCTGACCACCGAACAGGCTGACCGTTTCCTGGCAGCCCTGCCTGCCTTGATTGCTACGGCCACCGCCACCACCGCTAAGGACGCACAGTGAGCATTTCCACCCGTCACTTCCTCAAGGACACTGACCTCAGCCCGGCCGAACAAGCCGAAGTGCTTGAGTTGGCCGCTCGGATGAAGGCAGCGCCGTACAGCGTGCAACCTTTCGCGGGCGAAGGCAACGGCCGCAAGACGGTCGCCGTGATCTTCGACAAGACCTCCACCCGCACGCGTGTCTCTTTCGCGACCGGTATTGCCGACATGGGCGGCAACGCCCTCATCATCAACCCAGGTGAAGCCCAGATCGGCCACAAGGAGTCCGTAGAGGACACCGCGAAGGTCCTGGAGCGCATGGTGTCCACCATCGTGTGGCGCACCGGCGCCCACTCGGGTCTGGTGGCAATGGCGGAGAACTCCAAGGTCCCCGTCATCAACGCGCTGTGCGACGACTACCACCCGTGCCAACTCCTGGCCGACCTCCTGACCGTCAAGGAACACAAGGGGGAGTTGGCCGGACTGACCATGGCCTACCTGGGCGATGCCGCCAACAACATGGCGAACTCATACCTGCTGGCCGGCGTCACGGCGGGAATGCACGTCCGGATTTCCGGTCCGGAGGGCTACCTTCCGGCCGCTGACATCGTGGCCGCAGCGGAAGAACGGGCTGCCGAAACCGGTGGGTCCGTGCTGATCACGAGCGACGCTGCCGAGGCCCTCAAGGGTGCCGACGTCGTGGCCACCGACACGTGGGTGTCCATGGGCCAGGAGGCGGAGAAAGAAGCCCGCCTTCAGTTGTTCCGCGAATACTCCGTGGACGAGGCAGCCATGGCACAGGCTGCGCCGGACGCCGTCGTGCTCCACTGCCTCCCGGCCTACCGCGGCTACGAGATTTCGGCGGGTGTCATCGACGGTCCGCAGTCCATCGTTTGGGACGAGGCCGAGAACCGCCTCCACGCCCAGAAGGCGCTCATGGCCTGGCTGATGCACCGTTCCGGTCTTGCGTTCGTCGAGGGCCTCGCCCCCGTCGAAGGAACCGGCGAGAGCACGTTCTAGTGTCCACCAACCCGTCCGTTCCGGGCGCCAGCCCGGCCACCAAGACCGCCCGACAGGCACGCATCACAGCGATCCTGACGGGTGAGTCCGTGCGTTCCCAGGCAGAGCTTGCAGCCCTGCTGGCTGACGACGGCGTCCAGGTCACCCAAGCCACGCTCTCCCGCGACCTTGTGGAACTTGGCGCGGTGCGGGTCCGTGGCAAGGATGGAGCATTGGTCTACGCGGTCCCGGGGGAGGGCGGGGACCGGAACGCCAAGAGCGGCGTTACCCAGGAAATTCTCGATGCCCGGCTCACACGGCTGTGCGGGGAACTGCTGGTTACGGCGGAGGCTTCGGGCAACATCGCTGTGCTCCGTACGCCTCCGGGAGCCGCCAACTTCCTGGCACTTGCGATCGACCACTCCGTGATGCCGTCGGTATTGGGTACGATCGCAGGCGACGACACTGTGATGTTGGTGTCCAGAGACGCTGACGGTGGGGCGGAACTGGCGGCCCGCTTTCTGCAGATGGCCGAGGAAGCCGGCCCCGGCAACTGACTGATTTCCACGGCACTGATTCACACAGCATTAGATTCGAATGAACCAAGCAACAACAAAGGAGCACTCTCGTGACTGAGCGCATTGTTCTGGCCTACTCCGGTGGCCTTGATACGTCCGTAGCCATCGGCTGGATCGGTGAAGCCACCGGCGCCGAGGTCATCGCCGTGGCGGTCGACGTCGGACAGGGCGGCGAGTCCCTGGAGACCATCCGCCAGCGCGCCCTCGGTTGCGGCGCCGTCGAGGCTTACGTCGCCGATGCCCGTGACGAGTTTGCCAACGAATACGCGATGCCCACCTTGAAGGCCAACGCCCTCTACCAGGGCCACTACCCGCTGGTCTCGGCCATCTCCCGCCCGGTCATCGTCAAGCACCTTGTCAAGGCCGCCCGCGAATTCGGCGCCACGACAGTTGCCCACGGCTGTACGGGCAAGGGCAACGACCAGGTCCGCTTTGAAGTCGGCATCCAGACCCTCGGCCCGGACCTGAAGTGCATCGCACCTGTCCGCGACCTCGCCCTGACCCGCGACAAGGCCATCGCCTTCGCCGAGGAAAAGGGACTGCCGATCGAGACCACCAAGAAGAACCCGTACTCGATCGACCAGAACGTCTGGGGACGCGCCGTCGAGACCGGCTACCTCGAGGACATCTGGAACGCGCCCACCAAGGACATCTACGACTATACCGCCACCCCGGAATTCCCGCCGGCGCCGGATGAGGTCATCATTTCCTTCCAGGCCGGCGTGCCGGTAGCGATCGACGGCGTCAAGGTCACCCCGCTGCAGGCCATCCAGGAACTGAACCGTCGCGCAGGTGACCAGGGTGTTGGCCGGATCGACGTCGTCGAAGACCGCCTGGTGGGCATCAAGTCCCGCGAAATCTACGAAGCTCCGGGCGCCATGGCGCTGATCACCGCGCACAAGCACCTCGAGGACATCACGATCGAGCGTGAGCAGGCCCGTTTCAAGGCCACCGTTGGCCAGCGCTGGGCCGAACTCGTGTACGACGGACAGTGGTTCTCCCCGCTCAAGCGTTCCCTGGACGCCTTCATTGAGGACACCCAGAAGTACGTTTCCGGTGACATCCGCATGGTCCTCCACGGTGGCCAGGCCATCGTCAACGGCCGCCGTTCCGACACCTCGCTGTACGACTTCGACCTCGCCACCTACGACACCGGCGACACCTTCGACCAGTCCATGGCCCGCGGCTTCATCGAGCTGTGGGGCATGTCCTCCAAGGTTGCCTCGGGCCGCGACCTGCGGGTTGCAGGACAGTAATGACGTCGGCAACAAATGAGGGTGCTCTGTGGGGTGGCCGGTTCGCCGGCGGCCCCGCGGATGCGCTGGCCGCGCTGAGCAAGTCCACGCACTTCGACTGGCGGCTGGCCCGTTACGACATCGCCGGTTCCAAGGCGCACGCGCGCGTGCTGCACAAGGCCGGACTGCTCGATGACGCCGAACTTGAAGGCATGCTGGCAGCGCTCACGCAGCTGGATGAGGATGTCGCCAGCGGCGCCTACCTTCCCGCCGAGAGCGACGAGGACGTCCATGGTTCCCTGGAACGTGGACTGATCGAGCGTGCCGGTACCCAGTTGGGCGGCAAACTCCGTGCAGGCCGTTCCCGCAACGACCAGGTGGCCACCCTTGGCCGCATGTTCCTGCGGGACCACGCGCGGATCATTGCCCAGGGTGTCCTCGCCACGGTTGACGCGTTGGTGGAGCAAGCCAAAGCGCATCATGGTGTGGCAATGCCCGGCCGCACGCACCTGCAGCACGCCCAGCCTGTGCTGCTGAGCCACCACTTGCTGGCGCACGCCTGGGCGCTGTTGCGCGATGTGCAGCGGCTCCAGGACTGGGACAAGCGTGCCGGTGTTTCGCCGTACGGCTCCGGTGCGTTGGCGGGATCCTCGCTGGGCCTCGACCCGGAGGCAGTCGCCGCGGACCTCGGCTTCTACTCGGCCGTCCACAACTCGATCGATGGCACTGCCTCCCGCGACGTCTTCGCCGAGTTCGCCTGGGTGTGCTCGATGATCGGCGTCGACCTTTCCCGGATCTCCGAGGAAGTCATCTTCTGGGCCACCAAGGAGTTCTCCTTCGTCACCCTGCATGACTCGTATTCCACCGGGTCCTCGATCATGCCGCAAAAGAAGAACCCGGACGTTGCAGAGTTGGCGCGCGGCAAGGCAGGACGCCTCATCGGCAACCTGACCGGGCTGCTCGCCACCCTCAAGGGCCTGCCGCTCGCGTACAACCGCGACCTGCAGGAAGACAAGGAACCCGTGTTCGATGCCGCGGACACCCTGGAGCTCCTGCTCCCCGCCGTGTCCGGCATGATCGCCACGCTGACATTCAACACCGAGCGTATGGAGTCCTTGGCACCCCAGGGCTTCGCGTTGGCCACCGACATTGCCGAATGGCTCGTCCGCCAGGGCGTCCCCTTCCGCGAGGCCCACGAGCTCTCCGGTGCTGCCGTCAAGCAGGCCGAGAGCCGCGGGGTGGAGCTGTGGGATCTGACTGACGACGAGTATGCAGCGATTTCGGAGCACCTGACCCCCGAAGTCCGCACTGTGCTCAGCACCGAAGGTTCGCTCAACAGCCGCAACTCGCAGGGCGGAACAGCACCGGCCGCCGTCGAACGCCAGCTTGCGGCACTTGAAGCGGAACTGGACGCGGCGCGCTCTTACGCATCGTAGCTTTCGTACCAGCAGAGCGGGATGATGCCTATGGGCGTCATCCCGCTCCGCGTTTAAGGGTGCATTAGCATGGCCCTATGACCGTGATCACAGCTGAAACGCTGCCCGCAGAGCTTCACAAAGCCGCCGGCAACCTCACCCGCCTCCTGGCCAAGATGGACGAAGCATCCGTCACTGAACCGTCGGAACTTCCCGGCTGGACGCGGGGGCACGTGCTGGCGCACCTGACCGGTATTGCCAACGCCATGGCGCGGCAGCTGGAGTACGCGCGGCGCGGCGAAAAGATCGAACTGTACGACGGCGGCATGGAAGGCCGCACGAAGGCGATCAACCTCGCCGCGGGACACAGCTTGGGCGAGCACACGGCGTCCGTCACCACGGCGGTTGATTCGGCGCTTGCAGCGTTCGACGCTGTGGGTCCGGACGGCTGGCAGGCGCGCATCAGCTACCGTGACGGAACAGTGCTCGACGGCGGCCTGGCGCTGTGGCGCGAACTGACCATCCATGCGTCGGATCTTGGATTGGGTTTCGGTCCGGAGACGTGGAGCCGGTCATTCTGCGAGCACCTGTTCGATTTCCTCTCGGCAAGGGTCCCGGGGGAGTACAAGTTCGTGCTCCAACCAGCCGGCCTGCCGCCACGGACACTTGGCAGCGGAGGAACGTCCATTGCGATCACAGGCATGATCACGGATATCGCCGCATGGCTGGCGGGCAGGGAACCGAGCCTGGGTTCACTCCGCGCCACTGCAGCGGCCGACGGCGTGGACCTCCCCGAGCTCCTTCCCTGGCCCGCCGGAGTCCCCGCAGAGCCAACCACCCGGTAATCCCGCACCCTCTCTCACATTCCCCCGGTTTGATCCGCACCCTCGCTCATGTTCCCGGGGGTTTGGTCCGCACCCTCGCTCATGTTCCCGGGGGTTTGGTGCGCACCCTCGCTCATGTTCCCGGGGGTTTGGTGCGTACCCTCGCTCATGTTCCCGGGGTTTCGTGGGCACGCTCGCTCATGTTCCCGGGGTTTGGTGCGTACCCTCGCCCACGTTCTCGGGGGTTTGGTGGGCACGCTCGCTCATGTTCCCGGGGTTTGGTGCGTACCCTCGCCCACGTTCCCGCCGTTGCGCGGTAGCCGTTCGACGCCGGGGGCCGCCTCGGTATGTGAGCGAGGGTTGGGTGGAAGGCCTCGGGATGTGAGTGAGGGTTGGGTGGAAGGTGGGGGGATGTGAGCGAGCGTTGGGCGGAAGATGGGGGGATGTGAGTGAGCGTCAGCGCTTCGCGGCAGCCCGCCACAAGTGCATCGTGGCGTACGAGCGCCAGGGACTCACGTCCCGGAAATCGGTGCTGAGCCCGAAGCCGGCAGGCAGCGCCTTGAGGCCGTTACGTGCAGCGGCGTCGTTGGCGAGGAAGACATCGGGCGCGCCCAGTACCCGCATGGCAACGTAGCCTACTGTCCATGGACCCACTCCGGGCAGCGGAAGAAGTTTGCGTCCCAGGCTTTCGAGGTCGTCGCCGTAACCGAAATCAAGAGTGCCTGCGGCCATCGCCTCGGCCACGGCAATGATGGAGTCGATGCGGCGCTGCGGTCCCCGCAGCAGGGCGCGACCATGTTCGGCGATTTCTGCCGCCGTCGGAAACAGCCGGTCCGGACCGGACACGGTGCCTTCTGCGCGTGAGCCCGCTACTGACAACTGCGTCAGGGCAGTCCGGGCCGCAGCGACCGTGATCTGTTGCCCGATCATCGCCCGGATCAGCAGCTCTTGCGGATCGACTGCTCCGGGAACCCTGATCCCGGCGGTGGCCCTCACCGTATTCGCGAGCCGGGGGTCCAGGGCCAGGGCATCATCGATGGCCTCCGGATCCGCATCCAGGTCGAAGAGCCTCCGCACCCGGCTCAACAGGGCAGGAAGGTCATGCAGGTCCACAGCTGAGGCGGTCAAACGCAATGGTTTGCCGGGCAATGAAGGGCTGTAGGTGACGGTGAACGACGCCGTACCACGCGGGAGCCGCAGGGTGCGGCCGTAGCTCCGTGTGCCGGGGGCAGTTCCGGCGGTTCCATCTTCAGCCGCTTCGATGCCCGGAACCGCACGCACGGCCAGGAAGTCGAAGATCCCTGGGTCGAACGGTTTCCGATACGGCAGGTTAAGTGTCAGCGTGGCGGGTGCCGCCCCCGAGGCGGACGGTGCCCCCGCGGCCCGGACGGCCGTGCCCCGAGCCGCCGTGCCCCGAGCCGCCGTGACCCGAGCCGCCGTGCCCCGAACCGCCGTCGGGGTCATGGCGAAGACCTCGCCGATGGTGTCGTTGAATTGCCGGATGCTGTTGAACCCCGATGCGAAGGCCACGTCCGCAAGTGGCATGTCGGTGGAGACCAGCAGTGTCCTGGCTGTCTGGGCCCTGCTGGCCCGCGCCAGGGAAAGCGGGCCGGCGCCCAGCTCGTGCCCGAGGATGCGGTTGAGCTGCCGTGCCGAGTAGCCCAACCGACGTGCCAGGCCGTCGACCCCTTCGCGGGTGATGACGCCGTCGTTGATCAACCGCATGGCGCGCCCGGCGACGTCCGAGCGCAGGTTCCAGGCAGGGGTCCCCGGTACGGCTTCGGGCAGGCAACGCTTGCACGCGCGGTACCCTGCCTCGTGGGCGGCGGCCGAGGTTTCGTAGAAGGTGACGTTCGCGGCTTTTGGCGTGCGGGCCGGGCACGATGGCCGGCAGTAGATGCCCGTGGAACTGACCGCCGTGAAGAATTGGCCATCGAAGCGGGTGTCGCGGGCGTCGATCGCCTTGTAGCGCTGCCAGAAGTCCATGGCTTCATCCTTCCAGCCGCAGGAGGAGACATCTAGCGGAAATCGGACATGGCCGTTCCCGGCATTTTGCTAGGGTCGAGGACATGGGTTGGTCATCGGAGGAAGGGATCAGCGATCCCGCGGCAGTGCGCACGTTTCTTGAGGGAGACCCACGCGTCGTTGCACCGCTCATCCTCGGGGCCGTCCTGACGCACCACTCGGACGCCGGCCCGGTTTCGGTGCGGCTGACGGAGGTGGAAGCCTACATGGGCCCGCGGGACTCCGAGCACCCGGACCCCGGCTCACACACTTTCGGAGGCCCGACGGCGAGGAACGCGCCGATGTTCGGGCCGGCAGGGTTCCTCTATGTCTACTTCACCTACGGCATGCACTACTGCGCGAACATTGTGTGCGGCCCGGACGGCAAAGCGTCCGCCCTGCTTCTGAGGGCCGGTGAGATTGTCGACGGCGAAGGCCTCGCCACGTTACGGCGGCCGGCCTCCAAAGCACCCAAGGATCTGGCCAGCGGCCCGGCACGGCTCGCTTCCGCGCTCGGGTTGACGACGGCGGACACAGGCCGTGACGCGCTCGCCGAACCGTTCGGCCTCTGGTTGCCAGGGTCCCCGGCACCTGCCGTCGTCAGTGGCCCCCGCGTAGGAGTGGCCGGGCCCGGAGGAAGCACCGAATATCCGTGGCGTTTCTGGATCGAGGACGACCCCACGGTGTCCAGGTACAAGGCGGCCCGGCCCCGGAAAAGCTCCGTTGCCCCCTAATGTGATCCGTCGGGGAGGTTGTACCCCGCACGTTTACCAAAATCGCTGTAGAATGGTAGGTCTGTCTTTTGCGATAGGGGTTACGGTTCGATGCACGACGCTGATTTGGTCCACGAGCAGGAATACGTTGCCGGGCTCTACGCCCGGCTCGATGAGCTGCGCGCCGAAAAGCGCGCCCAGCTGGCGCAGGTGCGCAAGGCCGGCGCGGTAGGAACCATGCAGAACGTCTCAGAGCGGGATGCGTTCGCGGCTCTGTACGAGGACCGGCTGGCCCAGCTCGACGCCGTCGACGACCGCTTGGTCTTTGGCCGCTTGGACCTTGATTCGGGTGAGGCGCAATACATCGGCCGCATTGGGCTGTCCACGGCCGATCTCCAGCGCCTCATGGTGGACTGGCGCGCTCCCGAAGCGGGCCATTTCTACCAGGCGACCGCCTTTGACCGGCAGGGCGTGCGTCGTCGTCGCCATCTGATCCTTCAAGGTCGTGACGTCAAGGCCATCGAGGACGACGTCCTGGATGCAGGAATGCTCGCGGACAACGACTCCTTGCAGGGTGAGGGCGCCCTGCTGGCGGCATTGAACTCCAAGCGCACCGGCCGCATGTCGGACATTGTCGGCACCATCCAGTCCGAACAGGACCGGATCATCCGCTCGTCCATCTCCGGGGCCCTCGTTGTCCAGGGTGGTCCGGGCACCGGCAAGACCGCTGTTGCCCTGCACCGTGCCGCCTACCTGCTGTATACCCACCGCGAACGGCTCAAGAGCGCGGGTGTGCTGCTGGTAGGCCCGTCGTCGTCCTTCATGCACTACATCGAACGTGTGCTGCCGTCCCTGGGCGAGACAGGTGTGGTCATGGCCAGCCTGGGCCGCCTTATGCCAGGTATCCACGCCGTGCCAGAAGAAAACGCCGACGTCGCGGCGCTCAAGGGCAAACTGGACATGGCAAAGGTCGTGGCCAACGCTGTAGCCAACCGGCAGCGTACGCCGGCCGAAGACCGCATCCTGGAAGTCGACTCGCGGAAGCTGACGCTCACTGTGCGCCAGGTCCGCCGGGCCCGTGAAAAGGCCCGCGCCACGGGCAAGCCGCACAACGAGGCACGGCTTACCTTCGTGAAGATCCTGCTTCGCGAACTCACGGAACAACTCACGGACCTGGTTGAGGAATCGAACATCGGCAACAATGCCGACCGCGCCTACCTCGCCGAGGACGTCCGCTCTGCCCGGGATGTCCGCATCGCGCTGAACCTGTGCTGGATGCCGATGACGCCGGAGAAGCTCATCTCGGAGCTCTTCAGCAAGCCCGCCATCCTTGAAGCCTGCACGCCGCACCTGACTCCGGAACAGCGATCGTTGCTCCAGCGGCCTGTTGACGCGCCCTGGACCGAGGCGGACGTTCCGCTTCTGGACGAGGCTGCCGAACTCCTCGGTGAGCTGGATCCGGCAGCCGGCAGGGGACTGGCCCAGCAGGAAGCTGACCGGGCGCGCGACCTCGCCAACGCCAAGCAGACGCTGGTCAACATGGCTTCCATGGGCGTCGATGTCCTGGTCACGGCCGAAGAACTCGCAGAGCAGAACCAGGAACGCGAAAGTCGCCTCACGGCCGCCGAGCGCGCTACGAGCGACCGGTCGTGGGCGTTCGGACACATCGTGGTTGACGAGGCCCAGGAACTTTCGCCCATGCAATGGCGGCTCTTGGTGCGCCGCTGCCCGCTGAAGTCCTTCACCATCGTCGGCGACATCGCGCAAACGAGTGCAGCAGCTGGTGCCAATTCGTGGCAGAGTGCGCTGGCGCCGTCGTTCGGTGACCGCTGGACGCTGGAGGAGCTGACGGTCAACTACCGCACGCCCAGCCAGATTGCTGAGGCCGCAGTCCGCATGGCCAACCGGGCAGGGCTCGTGGTCTCGGCACCTAAGGCCGTGCGTGAAGGCAAATGGTCGCCCATCATCGACCGCGTGGACGCTGGGGGCATAGTGCAGCGCCTGGTTGAAGTCCTGCCGGAGGAACTGGAAGCGATCGACGGCGGCCTGCTGGCCGTCATTGCCGACGGTCCCTTGCTGCCCCAGGCAACCGCTGCGCTCAAGGAGGTCTACGGACACCGTATCGGCGCCGGTGCAGGCAGCTACGAGCAGGACATCGTGGTGATCAGTCCCAAGGAAGCGAAGGGGCTGGAATTCGACGGCGTTGTGGTCCTGGAACCGGCTGCCATGCTCAACCACGAGCACGGCAAGGTAGGGGACCTGTACGTTGCCATGACGCGTGCCACGCAGCGGCTGCGCCTGATTGCGGCGGCACCCGTGCCCGCCGGCATTGAGCGCTAGGCAAACCGGTATCCGCAATCCTGCTAACTTAGATCTCGTGTCACACGTAAACAACATCGAGTCCCAGCACAACGATCCAGCCTTTGCCAACATCTGGCAGGAGCTCAAATGGCGCGGCCTGGTCCACGTTTCCACTGATGAAACTGAACTGGAAAAACTGCTCGCCGGGGACCCGATCACCTATTACTGTGGCTTCGATCCCACTGCGCCGTCGCTGCACCTGGGCAACCTCGTGCAATTGTTGCTGATGCGTCGCCTCCAGTTGGCCGGCCACAAGCCACTCGGCTTGGTGGGCGGCTCCACCGGCCTCATCGGCGACCCGCGTCCGACGGCGGAACGCACCTTGAACACCAAGGAAACCGTGACGGAGTGGGTGGGTTACCTGCAGGGCCAGGTGCGTCGTTTTCTCAGCTTTGAGGGCGGGAACGCAGCGCGCATGGTGAACAACCTTGACTGGACTGCTCCGCTGAGTGCCATTGACTTCCTCCGGGAGATCGGCAAGCACTTCCGCGTGGGCACCATGTTGCGCAAGGATGCCGTGGCGTCGCGCCTGAACTCGGACGAGGGCATCAGCTACACCGAGTTCAGCTACCAGATCCTGCAGGGGATGGACTACCTCCAGCTTTTCCGCGACTACGGTTGCGCCCTGCAGACCGGCGGTTCAGACCAATGGGGCAACCTCACCAGCGGAACCGAGCTCATCCGCAAGGTCGAGGGCAAGAGCGTTCATGCCCTGGGAACGCCGCTGATCACCAACTCCGACGGCACCAAGTTCGGCAAGTCCGAGGGCAACGCCATCTGGTTGGACCCCGAAATGTGCAGCCCGTACACGTTCTACCAGTTCTGGTTGAACACGGCCGATGCTGACGTGGTGGACCGGCTCAAGGTGTTCACGTTCCTTTCCCGTGCTGAGATCGAAGCTTTGGGGGAGTCCGTGGCTGAGCGCCCGTTTGCCCGTGAAGGCCAGAAGAAGCTTGCGTACGAAGTGACCTCGCTGGTCCACGGAGTCGAGGCAACCGAGAAGGTGATTGCTGCCTCCGCGGCTGTCTTCGGTAACGGTGACCTGTCCGTGCTCGATGAGCCGACACTCGCCGCGGCCACCGCAGAGCTTCCGTCGGCCAAGATTGGCAGCGATTCGTTGGGGATCATCGACCTCCTCGTCGCCTCCGGTCTTTCCGACAGCAAGTCCGCCGCACGCCGCACCGTCGGTGAGGGGGGCGCGTACGTCAACAACGCCAAGATTTCAGACCCCGACGCCGTCATTGACCAGGACCAACTGCTTCACGGCCGCTACTTGCTGCTTCGCAGGGGCAAGAAGAACCTGGCCACTATCGAGGTTTCCGCCTAGGGCACCCCGATGTGAAGCCCTGAAGGGGCCGGCAACCGCTATGGTTGCCGGCCCTTTTTGCGTTTCAGGACCCTCTCTCACGTTCCCGGGGTTTGGTACGGACGCTCGCTCATGTTCCCCCGGATTCGGTGCTGATGCTCGCTCACGTGGGTGTTCGACGGCGGGTGGTTGGGTTGCTTGGTCGGTTGGTGTGATGGGGTTCACGGGCCGTGTTTTGGCTGGGTTTCGGGTGATTTTGGGGTGGTGTGGGCTGGTTTGGCTTGTGTTTGCGGGGTTTTTGAGTGGCGTGGGGGTGGATTTGTGTTGGGTGTTGGGGGCGTGTAATGTCTTCTGAGTCGCCGCGAGTGAGACAGCTTGGAGCTGGGAACTGCGGAGGCCAACCCCCTTGATGACAGCCTGAAAATGGTGCGCTTTTGAGTGTACTGGTGCCGGGTGGGGGCCGAGGATTTGATCTGGAGTCGCGGTAGCGCTGATTTGCCAAGATCTGGTTGTTCGGGTAAGTTTGAAAAGTTGCTTCGGAGCGATCCAGTGGCCCTGTGGGGTTGGTGGTGGTGCCGGTAGTGTCTGTTGTTTGAGAACTCAATAGTGTGCCAAGTTTGTTGATACCGATTGTTTTTTGATTGGTTGAAATTTATGCCAGTACTGTCGCGCACCCCCGTGTGTGGTGGTCTGGTTTTCAGCTGGTTTCGAATTTTGTGCAGCCGCGTTCTTGCCGTTATTTCCGGTGGGTGTGGTTGTGTCTGTTTGATTTGTTTTACTTCAACGGAGAGTTTGATCCTGGCTCAGGATGAACGCTGGCGGCGTGCTTAACACATGCAAGTCGAACGATGATCCCAGCTTGCTGGGGGATTAGTGGCGAACGGGTGAGTAACACGTGAGTAACCTGCCCTTGACTCTGGGATAAGCCTGGGAAACTGGGTCTAATACCGGATATGACTCCTCATCGCATGGTGGGGGGTGGAAAGCTTTTGTGGTTTTGGATGGACTCGCGGCCTATCAGCTTGTTGGTGGGGTAATGGCCTACCAAGGCGACGACGGGTAGCCGGCCTGAGAGGGTGACCGGCCACACTGGGACTGAGACACGGCCCAGACTCCTACGGGAGGCAGCAGTGGGGAATATTGCACAATGGGCGAAAGCCTGATGCAGCGACGCCGCGTGAGGGATGACGGCCTTCGGGTTGTAAACCTCTTTCAGTAGGGAAGAAGCGTAAGTGACGGTACCTGCAGAAGAAGCGCCGGCTAACTACGTGCCAGCAGCCGCGGTAATACGTAGGGCGCAAGCGTTATCCGGAATTATTGGGCGTAAAGAGCTCGTAGGCGGTTTGTCGCGTCTGCTGTGAAAGACCGGGGCTCAACTCCGGTTCTGCAGTGGGTACGGGCAGACTAGAGTGCAGTAGGGGAGACTGGAATTCCTGGTGTAGCGGTGAAATGCGCAGATATCAGGAGGAACACCGATGGCGAAGGCAGGTCTCTGGGCTGTAACTGACGCTGAGGAGCGAAAGCATGGGGAGCGAACAGGATTAGATACCCTGGTAGTCCATGCCGTAAACGTTGGGCACTAGGTGTGGGGGACATTCCACGTTTTCCGCGCCGTAGCTAACGCATTAAGTGCCCCGCCTGGGGAGTACGGCCGCAAGGCTAAAACTCAAAGGAATTGACGGGGGCCCGCACAAGCGGCGGAGCATGCGGATTAATTCGATGCAACGCGAAGAACCTTACCAAGGCTTGACATGAACCGGTAATACCTGGAAACAGGTGCCCCGCTTGCGGTCGGTTTACAGGTGGTGCATGGTTGTCGTCAGCTCGTGTCGTGAGATGTTGGGTTAAGTCCCGCAACGAGCGCAACCCTCGTTCTATG
Proteins encoded:
- a CDS encoding DNA-3-methyladenine glycosylase, encoding MGWSSEEGISDPAAVRTFLEGDPRVVAPLILGAVLTHHSDAGPVSVRLTEVEAYMGPRDSEHPDPGSHTFGGPTARNAPMFGPAGFLYVYFTYGMHYCANIVCGPDGKASALLLRAGEIVDGEGLATLRRPASKAPKDLASGPARLASALGLTTADTGRDALAEPFGLWLPGSPAPAVVSGPRVGVAGPGGSTEYPWRFWIEDDPTVSRYKAARPRKSSVAP
- a CDS encoding HelD family protein encodes the protein MHDADLVHEQEYVAGLYARLDELRAEKRAQLAQVRKAGAVGTMQNVSERDAFAALYEDRLAQLDAVDDRLVFGRLDLDSGEAQYIGRIGLSTADLQRLMVDWRAPEAGHFYQATAFDRQGVRRRRHLILQGRDVKAIEDDVLDAGMLADNDSLQGEGALLAALNSKRTGRMSDIVGTIQSEQDRIIRSSISGALVVQGGPGTGKTAVALHRAAYLLYTHRERLKSAGVLLVGPSSSFMHYIERVLPSLGETGVVMASLGRLMPGIHAVPEENADVAALKGKLDMAKVVANAVANRQRTPAEDRILEVDSRKLTLTVRQVRRAREKARATGKPHNEARLTFVKILLRELTEQLTDLVEESNIGNNADRAYLAEDVRSARDVRIALNLCWMPMTPEKLISELFSKPAILEACTPHLTPEQRSLLQRPVDAPWTEADVPLLDEAAELLGELDPAAGRGLAQQEADRARDLANAKQTLVNMASMGVDVLVTAEELAEQNQERESRLTAAERATSDRSWAFGHIVVDEAQELSPMQWRLLVRRCPLKSFTIVGDIAQTSAAAGANSWQSALAPSFGDRWTLEELTVNYRTPSQIAEAAVRMANRAGLVVSAPKAVREGKWSPIIDRVDAGGIVQRLVEVLPEELEAIDGGLLAVIADGPLLPQATAALKEVYGHRIGAGAGSYEQDIVVISPKEAKGLEFDGVVVLEPAAMLNHEHGKVGDLYVAMTRATQRLRLIAAAPVPAGIER
- the tyrS gene encoding tyrosine--tRNA ligase; the encoded protein is MSHVNNIESQHNDPAFANIWQELKWRGLVHVSTDETELEKLLAGDPITYYCGFDPTAPSLHLGNLVQLLLMRRLQLAGHKPLGLVGGSTGLIGDPRPTAERTLNTKETVTEWVGYLQGQVRRFLSFEGGNAARMVNNLDWTAPLSAIDFLREIGKHFRVGTMLRKDAVASRLNSDEGISYTEFSYQILQGMDYLQLFRDYGCALQTGGSDQWGNLTSGTELIRKVEGKSVHALGTPLITNSDGTKFGKSEGNAIWLDPEMCSPYTFYQFWLNTADADVVDRLKVFTFLSRAEIEALGESVAERPFAREGQKKLAYEVTSLVHGVEATEKVIAASAAVFGNGDLSVLDEPTLAAATAELPSAKIGSDSLGIIDLLVASGLSDSKSAARRTVGEGGAYVNNAKISDPDAVIDQDQLLHGRYLLLRRGKKNLATIEVSA